Proteins found in one Schistocerca serialis cubense isolate TAMUIC-IGC-003099 chromosome 5, iqSchSeri2.2, whole genome shotgun sequence genomic segment:
- the LOC126481103 gene encoding tubulin--tyrosine ligase-like protein 12, translating to MDIPSLPDGVSVYSAFIALHRIQLESSAVPDRYWKTLCRKLYHQIFDAGNTFSVARIEYDEDDESGDYVNTYRPQHRVFISCEAGVDASDPQHIYLIDHAWTYRVDSARQNLRSIPALLDRMAHLMGVQESADEHSEVLINKVFDEMWKFNQTYSVPSRDDIEESMPVWYVMDEFGSAIPHSDNPTFRTVPFIFLPDQITYTLLFPIENVDYGEEVTRDYIESSRYDSKTRDALLIPWVPKSFLSEPFQHSEPDSSYFLQGHTAETLPNASKIATVSVTSKDKILVFSQYAYVNDYLTHPKFEITNDEENADILWYTQHFKDFKEFSQSCSEKFVNQFPFEHVITVKDLLAIVCRRAAKESGSVCKDTLVTYPVWLPTTYNLKTELPKFVSYYQHRAEKGLDNHWICKPFNLARGLDTHITDNLNYILRLPLSGPKIAQKYVEDPILFQRPDCGAVKFDLRYVLLVKSIKPLSAFVYRNFFLRFANKPFDLNNLDDYEKHFTVMNYNENATHYRMLCDDFVVKFEQQYPSVSWKEIEEKIFSLFREMLSAASSKMPPAGIAYSPQSRAVYAADLMLAWQTDSNDRKSMQPKLLEVNWTPDCKRACEYYPDFYNDIFSVLFLDDVNERKFACLK from the coding sequence ATGGATATTCCGTCTTTGCCGGATGGGGTATCAGTTTATTCTGCGTTCATAGCACTGCACAGAATCCAGCTTGAATCGTCTGCTGTACCAGATCGTTACTGGAAAACGCTGTGCAGAAAACTATACCATCAAATATTTGACGCAGGGAATACTTTTTCTGTTGCACGGATTGAATATGACGAGGACGACGAAAGTGGTGATTATGTTAACACTTACAGACCACAGCATCGTGTTTTCATATCGTGTGAAGCCGGGGTGGATGCTTCAGACCCACAGCATATCTATCTGATTGATCATGCATGGACGTACCGTGTTGATTCCGCGAGGCAGAATTTGAGAAGTATACCGGCTTTGCTTGATCGTATGGCTCACTTGATGGGTGTTCAGGAATCCGCGGATGAGCATTCAGAGGTTCTGATCAACAAGGTCTTCGACGAAATGTGGAAATTCAACCAAACATACTCGGTTCCTTCACGGGATGACATTGAAGAAAGCATGCCAGTTTGGTATGTGATGGACGAGTTTGGTTCTGCAATCCCGCACTCTGATAATCCGACGTTTAGGACTGTGCCATTTATTTTCCTACCCGACCAGATCACGTACACACTGTTATTTCCTATTGAAAATGTGGATTATGGCGAAGAAGTAACAAGAGACTACATTGAAAGTTCTCGATACGATTCCAAAACTAGAGATGCACTTCTAATTCCATGGGTGCCAAAATCATTTCTTTCAGAACCTTTCCAACATTCAGAACCAGATAGTTCGTATTTCTTGCAAGGGCATACGGCAGAAACATTACCAAACGCATCAAAAATTGCGACAGTCAGTGTCACTTCAAAGGATAAGATACTAGTTTTTTCTCAGTATGCTTATGTTAATGATTATCTCACGCATCCTAAATTTGAAATAACCAACGACGAGGAAAATGCAGACATCCTGTGGTATACTCAACATTTCAAAGACTTCAAGGAATTCAGTCAATCGTGTTCTGAAAAATTTGTAAATCAATTTCCATTTGAACACGTAATAACAGTTAAAGACCTCCTTGCCATTGTGTGTCGTCGGGCGGCAAAGGAAAGTGGCAGTGTTTGCAAAGACACACTAGTAACGTACCCAGTTTGGCTACCAACTACATACAACTTAAAGACAGAGCTACCTAAATTTGTGTCTTACTATCAGCACAGGGCAGAGAAGGGTCTAGATAACCATTGGATATGCAAACCATTTAATCTTGCGAGAGGTTTGGACACACACATTACAGATAATTTGAACTATATCTTAAGACTTCCATTAAGTGGACCAAAAATAGCACAGAAGTACGTTGAGGATCCTATACTTTTTCAAAGACCCGATTGTGGAGCTGTGAAATTTGATTTAAGATATGTTCTATTAGTCAAGAGTATAAAACCATTATCAGCATTTGTATATCGAAATTTTTTCTTGAGATTTGCAAACAAACCATTTGATTTAAATAATTTGGATGACTATGAGAAACACTTCACTGTTATGAATTACAATGAAAATGCAACACACTATCGAATGCTGTGTGATGATTTTGTTGTGAAATTTGAGCAACAGTATCCTAGTGTATCctggaaagaaatagaagaaaaaatattttccttatttaGAGAAATGCTCAGTGCAGCATCAAGTAAAATGCCCCCTGCTGGAATAGCATATAGCCCCCAGTCGAGGGCTGTGTATGCAGCAGACCTTATGTTGGCTTGGCAGACAGATTCCAATGATAGAAAATCCATGCAGCCAAAGCTACTGGAGGTGAATTGGACACCTGACTGCAAAAGAGCTTGTGAATACTATCCTGATTTTTATAATGATATTTTTTCTGTGCTTTTCTTGGATGATGTTAATGAGAGAAAATTTGCATGCTTGAAATGA